The Aphelocoma coerulescens isolate FSJ_1873_10779 chromosome 2, UR_Acoe_1.0, whole genome shotgun sequence genome contains a region encoding:
- the TARP gene encoding T-cell receptor gamma alternate reading frame protein, with product MLLLVVLVATASWSYGFAQEIPMQSPISITKFQKSARMTCEIQTSKENVDGIVIHWYKQKEGEAPERLLFFSGGKVTTESGFQVNRYMVERISVQKQCVLTIKDVIPDDAATYYCAYWDPHYYKVFGSGTKLIVSEKGSSPPANSEILQKKHENQIIYVCLIEKFYPEVIRVTWTDDEKEVTDNVVKGDTWQSTKEDEYSIASWLTVPAENKDKKYYCKYEHEEEKASLPTQADSVKTAPQEEDCGTVFNRDQLMHRTAYLVYIVLLLKSSMYYLIILFFIYRMWASTKYQGKKA from the exons ATGCTGCTGCTGGTAGTGCTTGTGGCCACAGCCTCTTGGTCTT aTGGATTTGCACAGGAAATTCCCATGCAGAGCCCTATATCCATCACCAAGTTCCAAAAAAGTGCACGGATGACATGTGAAATTCAAACATCGAAGGAAAATGTTGATGGCATCGTCATACACTGGTATAAGCAGAAGGAGGGAGAAGCTCCAGAGAGGCTCCTGTTCTTTTCAGGAGGCAAAGTTACCACTGAAAGTGGCTTTCAAGTAAACAGATACATGGTTGAAAGAATTTCTGTCCAGAAGCAGTGTGTTCTTACAATAAAAGATGTCATTCCAGATGATGCTGCTACTTACTACTGTGCCTACTGGGATCCTCACT ACTACAAA GTGTTTGGCTCAGGTACAAAACTCATTGTCTCAG aaaaaggaagtTCTCCACCGGCAAACTCTGAAATCCTGcagaaaaaacatgaaaatcagATAATATATGTTTGCCTTATTGAGAAATTCTACCCAGAAGTTATCAGGGTGACATGGACTGATGACGAAAAGGAGGTAACAGACAATGTAGTAAAAGGTGATACTTGGCAGTCCACAAAAGAGGATGAATACTCAATTGCCAGTTGGTTAACTGTACCAGCAGAGAACAAAGACAAGAAATACTACTGCAAATATGAGCATGAAGAGGAAAAGGCTTCGCTGCCAACACAAG CAGATTCTGTGAAGACTGCTCCTCAGGAAGAGGACTGCGGAACAGTTTTTAATAGAG ATCAGTTAATGCACAGGACAGCGTATTTAGTATATATCGTCCTTCTTCTGAAGAGCTCCATGTACTATCTTATCATACTCTTCTTCATCTACAGAATGTGGGCTTCAACCAAGTACCAAGGAAAGAAAGCATAA